AAGTGTCTCTGCATTCTGTGCAGACATAACTATTATCCTTCAGCCTGGTAGTTCTTCCAGAATGTATCAATTTTGCTGAACTTTGCTCTTTCCAAGAGAAAGTGTTTTTCACCCTAAAGGTGCAGTTGTCATTCCCTTATGAAATTCAGATACATTCCATGCTCTCTTGATAATTAGATAGAAAGCCAACTCCCATCTTTAAATCCATCAGGTGATTTTTAAATCCACTCACTGTTGCAGCCGCTGCTGCCTCTAGTGCCTGCTCGTTCGGGACTGTGCTGACTTGGGCCTCCACGGGTTGCCCTTCCTGATAgtgaatggaagaaaagaaagggaggaggaagaaaacaaaaagagaaagggagacgaatggaggggacatgggaggATGAAAGATGGtcagagaagggagagggagtGTCTTTAACTGAACTGATCTTTGACTCACTTAACATCCTAAAAGCTGTCTGCCATACATGCAGGGAGAATTTTCAAGTATCCTCAGTGCACGTGTGCCAGGTTCCTGCATTTTATATAAAGATACTTTACAGTACAGTTGGAAACCTAGAGAGCACCCCAGAAGACAACCTCTCACAAAATGACTGCGTAAgtctacttttttccttttaattgttattttttaccATCCAAACTGCTTTAACAAAAAGATGACTGATAAGTCTGCCAGCCAATTAAGCTTACATCTCTGCTTTTACCTTGTCAGTCTAGCAAGGGCACAGAAGTGCATCCAGCAACTAGTAAGACAGCGTTCCTAAACCAGCTGACAAAGCCCAAGCCAGACACATTGTTTTTATCATTACCAACATTGAgggtttttaaaagcagatttgaTGCTGGATCCAGATCTGAGAAGCAGGCAGGCAATACTTTGTCTCCAGTAAAACCCACCTGCCTTTATGCCTAGGAATATGCAAAAACGTTTTACAGGTCACAATGCAGTGTGAACCTACGTATCCAAGATCAAGATGGAGAACATAGCTTTTCAACCGTAATTAGTTTTCATATTGAAAATATATGAGGTAGTCACCCACCAAGTGCTTTCTCCTCAAATACTGATGGCGAAGGACCAGGGGTTTAGCTACCAGCATCCATGGCACACACAATAACGCCACCACCACAAGGAAACACTGGAGCCCTTGCTGTAAAAGAAACAAGTCTGAGATTATTTAGTGGCAGTCCATgctcaaacacacacaaaacctaGCAAGAGGCCTTATGCAACACCGAACGACTGAATTCCCAGAGTACGTGGATGCTTCACTATCTCTCTCCTCCTGGAACAGCAAGATGTGCTGTACTTAATGCCTGCTTGCAGCTGCCTCATCTGACTGTACACAGCATGTAATGCTGACACTGGTTTAGATTAAGGAAAAATCCAAAGGATTCTGCAGGGAATGACAGTTTGGCAGATGTCCGATAGTGCTGGGATGAAATGGTGTTAGTGTCTTAGCTAAGCTTAGAGGCACCACACTGCAGATGCAGGACAATATTCCTTATCACTTTCCACTACTAGTCTGGATCCAAATGTTCTGGAGCCACAGTTGACTTAGGTTCAGACCGATACAAATTCCTGGTACAGGGATTATTCCTTCCTTCAACATTACAGTGTCAGGCTTTGGAAATGATGCCACGTTTCCTctatcacagagaaaaatagttTCACACTTCATTTCACAATTATTATAAGGTCAATGAAAGACTCTAATATCATGAAACATCTCTGGTCCTATTCTAGCAAGAGCACGCACCTGCCCTTTATAAAGCATCTTATTACTGGTATCACTATAGGAGAACAGAAACATGTtgataaaatgtattaaaaggCTTGGTGCATCCTTTGACGTGTGAGCATCGTAGGCTGTCCATTTGTAGAAAATGAGAATAACAAGGTATCCAAACAATGatgacatgaaaataatttctggaatAAATCCAAGGTATATGTTCAGTGGCTTCTTAAaatagctacagaaaaaaagaggagagtttaaaattacatttggtTAGCACTAGGCATATGCAGGGCAGAAACTTTTAATGAGACCGTGAAGAGCATCTTTGGAACAAAACTGCAGGGGCTCAGCATTTCAACAATAGCTGGGACTTAAACACAGTAACTACCTGACATGCATAGCTCTACATGGGCAGACAGAAACAACTGCATTGCACCCTTCAATCAGAAGTTAAAGTCTTGATAGGCTCCTGCATCTTAAACTAATACACACATGACACCCAAAGaagttcccccccccccccccaagaaaaacagagcaaagcacTTACATGTGATTGAGAAGACTCAACGTGACACCAAAGAGCATGTGGATAATGCCAAGAATCACAGACATTTTCATCTTAAACGAATTGAGGAAGGCCAGCTTATTGCTGGCAATATTCCAAATCTGTGAAAAACAACAGCGTCAGCCAAACACcgagtaaaagaaaaacagaggagaatGAAAATGTTCACTTTAAGCTAAACAGTATTAACCATCCAGGAAGTATTAGGCTGTAAgagtaggtttttttaaagatgtgtttGTCACACAGATATCTTTTGGGGAAATGAGCAGACAACTTTTTCTGCTAGGAACATGGTCTTACAGTAACTGATCCCACCATCAGAGCAGGAATCAAGCCTTGCTTGTTTTTATGGTAGGCAAAAGTTAGAGGAAAAAGGGGGCTGCAtccttgacagaaaaaaatatgattatccatgtaaatgaaaaattacacaCAGTTCTGATTTTCTGCACTTCCTCTTTAACGTGGACACACGCAAGTTTTGTATCAAATATTCTCAGCAGCGTTAGGAGCAGTGTTATTGATGTAGGCAGGTACAAAATGACAGGATTACTTGGAAACTTACATTTCCAAgactgactgaaaaaaagagataaataacTTCCCCCAAGGTAAAAAAGTAACTTCATTAAGTGTTTTGCTAGTCCACCCAGGTTTGATTAAAACGCTGCAGGTTAGAAAGGGTGAGAAAGAAGCCTTTAATGGACCTGAGAACAAGTCTCTGTACCCTGGATCTAGCGCCTCAGTAggaactgaattaattttaccGTTCAGGAGTATTTCCAACATTGATAAAGAGTTTGCTAAGGGAACGGCTGGGGTGTGCAAATCTTTCACAGTGAACTGGTCAGGCACTTTTCTTTATGTTGACACAGAAGATGTTCTTAAAtgacagcaaaggaaggaaaagctctTACTGGGTCAATGCCAAAGGGGTAGGGTCCACCGAACACCCCTGGAATAGCAGGGTTTAGCTGAAGCAGAGGAGTATTCTCAAGCAAGGCATCTCTGTGTGGGTATAAGTACATTATACAAACATTAACACAAGCAACACAGTCTTCTTTCTGTAAAAACTAACAACATTCTTCCCTTGTGAGAGCAAGGAATATCTCAAATTGAGAGAACTTTAAGGTTCCTGCATGGTCCTAGAGATTTTCTAAGTGAGTAATAAACCTGTCTCTTGACCTGTTACTCAGTGTCTCAAGGAAGAAAGATGCAGGGGACAGGAATCTTGCTATGGCTATGAGGAGAGAGGTGCTAAACTGCGTCTTTACAcgttttgtggaaaaaaaaaaaagccagtttgaAACTTGATAGATACCACATTTACACCCCTCTTCCAATTCTACCTGAGCCCGAGGTcagaagtttttgttttcctgagtttgGAGGACAATGGGGAAAGATAAGTCACCTGCTTATCACTGTCACTCTTTATCTAGTTACCAACTTTTTACTCACGACCAATTGCCTTTAGAGAACATCGGCCGGACGCTCCATGATGAACCAAACATGTTAAGAGACTTGGAGAAGCAGTCATTGTAGATGAGGCCTGTGTAAGTGGAGAACAGTCCCATCAGCAGAATGATGTATCGACCACTAAAAACCATGTTGAACAtctagtattaaaaaaacaaaaaacaaaaaacaaaaaggaacaaataatGTTCATGAGAACAAGGAAGGTCTCTATTCATAAAGAcgaaacagaaaaatcagtcaGTTGCAGGACAAACAGTATCGGCCATATGGACTAAAAGCCCAAAGTCTCTATTTCCCCATGGCAGGGATTAAGGTGCAAGAGGTAGCACTGCAGAACAGAATCTGAGTACAGAAGATGAACAGGCAGCGTGACTGTCCACAGAGAATCTGGGATTATCTGAAGAGGATAAATCGCACTCCACATACTGATGCCAGCCCCCAGCTGGCAGCATTAGTTTGGAACTAGGCAGTGCAGACCCTGTTCAGCTTTCTCCATGCTCTGTCAATGTATCTTAACTCTGGTTCACCTGTCAACCTAAGCCCTGAGCAAGCAAAACCCACCTAGATCAGCAAATAGGAAGAATCTTGGAGCTATAATATACACATACAGAAATTAGGAGTTTTGCAGTGACTGAACCCCTTTACGATCCAACCAAGTTTTGGGTGATTTGTTTACAACAGCTTATCTACTAGACTTGATAGACAATTTCCTTCAAACAATTGAAAGGAATCATTTCCTATAaacatctgaaaggaaaaacaagggaaCTCACTGCTATTACGAAATGACACTACTCAGTCTGCGGCCTACAAGCTTCTCATGCTGTCTGTGTGCTTCACAGATTTCGAATGTAAGGAGAAATGGGCGTTCTCAACTCAAGGGGGGAAGGATGCGAGTAAACCAAGCTGCAACTCgttgttttaaatgcaaagctCAGCATGACCTGCCACTTTACCTCATTGTCACTCTTCTGTGACAGAATACGACTTTCTCTAAGCACCATCCAGACAGCAATCAGAGTCATCAGGATTCCATGGCCAAAATCTCCAAACAtcacagcaaacagaaatggGAAGGTAATGATCGTATAaggtgctgtaagagaaaagaTGACACTCTTCGTGCACTGTATCTGAGTAAGCCCTGATTTACCACAGTACAGTTTAGCAATATAATTCCCAagcttctcctctgcttctgaaAGGTGTTAAGTACTCTATCAGAAATTTTCACACAGGACAAACAATACAATACAGAGAAACActatgactaaaaaaaaaatgagatagaCATCTTGGACTTTTATAAGTATGAATTTACCTGGATTTATTTCCCGATATGTTCCAATGCCATAAGCATCAACAATGTTTTGAAAGCCAGAAGTAAACTTGTTAGTTTTGTTGTACGTTGGTGGGGTCTGATTGGTTTGCATCCTGTTTAAAATAGATGGGACAGTGGATCCGCTGTgctcctgtttaaaaaaaaaaaaagattagaaaacCCACCCTCAGAGCACTGGAGGACAGAATACAACACTATTTTCTCATTAGCATTTGGAAAACTACAAGCTTGCATTTTTGTAGTGTGCTTGCACGATGAGAAATATACTTGAGCAGCTGAGGAAGGTTGCCAAGTTTCCACTGCTCTCCACTTTGTATAGCAGGAGGAGAAGCACTTGTAGTAATGATGAACATTGTCTGATTAGGACAGACAAGAAAACTCATGCaagagtttgtttgtttttttaaaacagcaaatgaaaggaCTTCAAGACACCCAACTCTATTATCTGTCTATCGGAGCAGAGGGCGAGCTTGCTAACGTCCTGGGTAGCTCCTTTCAGTAAGTTCCACTATATATCCAAACAGCAGGACTACAAAGCACAGCCAGGTTAACTAAATGTACCAAAGGActcaaacacaggaaaatgccATACCattacagcattttcctgaACTTAAAGCTTTACATGACGTATTTGTTACAAATTTTATCTATAAGCCATGATTCCTGCATGTTAAATAAACTGTCCTCTGTGAGGACTCACTCAAAGAGCCCAGAGGGATGGTTTTCAGAGACCAGTAGGTTGGAAAAATCAATTAATCCATGCTGGGTTTGCCGACAGTTGCTAGTCTGCTGgaacagcagcagacagaagcACTACAGCAGTTACTCACAGTGCCCCTCCTGAGAGCAAACTGGATAGAATCGAGGTCAGCAACAGGACACCAGACTTCAGCAATCAAGCACTTCTGTGTCACGTCGATATTGCACAGATTCAGGGTATGGTAGATGGCCTTCATCTTGCGTACTTTGATGAACCAGACACGGATATTTTTAGCGGCTGCCTGCAAAACCCTTTGGCGATGATCCTCTGTTTGGTTCAGCACCTTTCATAGAGAAGTAGGATAAAGATGAGGCAGAATCATTGACCAAAACTCAAAGCATACAGAAGTGCACAGTGAAATCGGGCTGACTAACAAGACAAGCCTTACCCACcggaggatggatggatgagCCCTCTCCccccatgccatgccatgcccaAGACTGCCACATGCCTGCAATATATGCTTTAGTCTCCATATTAATTAGTTCTGCTAAAAGGTTTTAAGGCTTCTTTCCAGGGATACTTTTTGACTactttcctcctccagctccaagGTCAGTGGATATTTCAAACAATGAACTGTTCAGAGATCACAGAGAACATTGTTTCCTCCACCCAGGTtaaaagagcagagaagagtTCTACAAGTGAGGTGTACATGGCAttaacaaaacacacaaaaattacaatgaaagacttttttactgaagggaaaaggagaaagtgtTTTCTACTGAGGGTGTTTTCCAACTGGAGCATATCTAACTCATGCCCAGTCAGATTTCCAGACTGGAAAGTCTTAGACTCAAGGGAAAGCGAGGACACAGGGCACATGCAGCTTTGAATCCAACTAGTTAAATTGCTTCTGAGTTCTTGTCTACTTTAAAATTGCTAAACAGCTGCACTACACAACTCCCAGCTTGAGACAATTTCTATATCAAATAAGCAGTTAAAATTCaaccctttttccttttagtttctgaaccttttcttattttttgtctcAGATCCCTCaaattttttctgcattataaCATACTGCCTTTCTTCCTTGAAGCAAGCATCAAATATTTCAGAGCTGGCACCCAGTAGATTTGTGTGCTGATTACTTTTTACCAACACTCAGGCTGCTGCACAAGAGATTAGTTGTAAAGCAGAAGTTCTTCAGGACAGCACaacaaaaatatgaagataGTCAGAAAAAAGAATAGCTAAGTTAAAGTTAGCCTTGTTATCTCAACTTGGAAATaagtttaaatgttttcaaagttcTTGCAGATGAAGCAGGCAATTATACAAGCACGCCTTCAGAGTTGGAAAACATGGTATCTCCTTACACATGCATATTGCTCTCCGCTCCCTGGCATGCAGTTCTCTATCAATGCTGTACTTACATGTATATAATTATTAACTGCTTAGCCCTCCAGAAAGATCAAACCACCCCACCATCCTAAACCCtgacaaagaaaacaactgagCAGACAGTCTCCAAACATCTTTCTTgcactgctgagctgctggTCTCAAGCTACCTGGAGCTGAAAATATGGCCACCTAATAGGGCCCAAAATTCTCCTGTTTTGACAGGATCCAGAGATGTTTTAAACTAtattactaaagaaaaaagggcGTTGACCCCAGTTATTTTACCATCTGAAGATCATCAATTCTGGTATTGACACCAGAAGCCATTTCCTTCCGCTCCTGAGGTGTTTCTGGGCATGGGTAGAGGGAGGCACGGAATCTGAAAGACATGCAAGCCACCTTAGTAACAAAGACGGAAAGAAGATAAACCAGTCAGGGAAATAGATGgctgaacacagaaataaagcaagaagCGCCTTAAGAGAACTTTCTGATCAGCAAAGACTGCCAAGCAGAGCTTCAGTCTTTAAATCCAACGGGTACAGGAGCTTGCTTTAGGCCAAAACAGAAGCTGAATGCTTAAGAAAATGGAAGTGGGAGAAAATCCTCTGTTCCCTGTACTGACAGTGTCTCAAAGGCACTGTCACAAAGTTGATTAGCCATCCCAGTTCAGGGTGCTGCTATCATGCCAACGCAGCTGCTGCTAGAAGCAGTCACTGTTGGTCTCCCCTGTGAGAATATCGCCCGCTGACATCCCACTAGGTCTGTCAGAGTTCAACACTTGAACTCCCTTGTTTTTAGGCATTCTCTAGCAACGTAGTCATCTACTTTGAGCATTACATGGGGAGTGGCTAGTTTGACTGTGAAATATGTTTCAGCTACTTATGATACGTTTTATTTGCCGTCAAAACAAGTACTCCTACAGTCATTGTGAAATAAGGAGTTGAAAAATATCGATATTAACTCATGTCACTGTGTTTCACATATTTGAGAGCTGCCCGGCTGCAAGATTTCCATACCCTTCACATATCTTCTTGACTCTGTTCTTCAGCTGGTCACCTTGGAAAAAGATGATAAACACAGACTTGTGCACATAATCCCCctagaacagaagaaagagtGCACTGTAATAGCTCAGCTATTTACAGACATTAGCATTATAGCAAATTACAAGAGTCctacttttccttcctctgaatcTGTACATATAGAGCTCATATCTGCACAGCGAGTCAAGAATGTACCTTAACAACACTGAAACAGTCACAAGGAAAGCAATTTTCTTAGCCTCAGTATAGAATACCTCTACTGTACTTGTGtttaatgaagcaaaatgttCTATATTATCTATTATCTATTCTATGTAATACAGTAAACAGGAAAACCTGGGAAGATGTCCAAAAGAACAGAGatgcaatgaaatatttatcagCACTTACTGCAGTCAGCTCACCTAGAGAATCAAGCAAAAAGCTAAAGAGTGaatgaaaataagatgaagCGGAGTTTAACAACTTTGACTCTCCAGGGAGGCCAATGGCACATTCTTTGTACAGCTGTTTTCATGTTGGTAGTCAGGTCCCCTTTCCTGCATTTGTTGACAAGTTATTGTTCTACCTTACTTAGGAAATTTTAATGTAATGTTTCAAGAATAATTGCATTAGGTGTAACCTCAATTTAAGGAAGTGTTGCACAATAAGAACAAAGTCTCTCCTAGCAGAGAGATAATTCAACAGGTCAACTACCAGCAGTCAGTGGGACAAGAGAACAAGCCGGCCTTACATGAGTCACAAAGAGGCAGCTACCGAGTTTCAACTCTTCTGTCTTTGTTCCAGTGCAGCCTACATACAGCCTTTCTTTTTACTGGTTAAGAGCAAGAGTTCCCAAAGTTTGGGCATTGTCCGTTGATTT
The DNA window shown above is from Ciconia boyciana chromosome 22, ASM3463844v1, whole genome shotgun sequence and carries:
- the ATP6V0A1 gene encoding V-type proton ATPase 116 kDa subunit a 1 isoform X3, producing the protein MGELFRSEEMTLAQLFLQSEAAYCCVSELGELGKVQFRDLNPDVNVFQRKFVNEVRRCEEMDRKLRFVEKEIKKANIPIMDTGENPEVPFPRDMIDLEANFEKIENELKEINTNQEALKRNFLELTELKFILRKTQQFFDEAELHHQQMADPDLLEESSSLLEPSEMGRGAPLRLGFVAGVINRERIPMFERMLWRVCRGNVFLRQAEIENPLEDPVTGDYVHKSVFIIFFQGDQLKNRVKKICEGFRASLYPCPETPQERKEMASGVNTRIDDLQMVLNQTEDHRQRVLQAAAKNIRVWFIKVRKMKAIYHTLNLCNIDVTQKCLIAEVWCPVADLDSIQFALRRGTEHSGSTVPSILNRMQTNQTPPTYNKTNKFTSGFQNIVDAYGIGTYREINPAPYTIITFPFLFAVMFGDFGHGILMTLIAVWMVLRESRILSQKSDNEMFNMVFSGRYIILLMGLFSTYTGLIYNDCFSKSLNMFGSSWSVRPMFSKGNWSDALLENTPLLQLNPAIPGVFGGPYPFGIDPIWNIASNKLAFLNSFKMKMSVILGIIHMLFGVTLSLLNHIYFKKPLNIYLGFIPEIIFMSSLFGYLVILIFYKWTAYDAHTSKDAPSLLIHFINMFLFSYSDTSNKMLYKGQQGLQCFLVVVALLCVPWMLVAKPLVLRHQYLRRKHLEGQPVEAQVSTVPNEQALEAAAAATGTHNFGGIRVGNGPTEEDAEIIQHDQLSTHSEEGEEFDFGDTVVYQAIHTIEYCLGCISNTASYLRLWALSLAHAQLSEVLWTMVIHIGLSVRSLGGGFGLFFIFAAFATLTVAILLVMEGLSAFLHALRLHWIEFQNKFYTGTGFKFLPFSFDIIREGRFDD
- the ATP6V0A1 gene encoding V-type proton ATPase 116 kDa subunit a 1 isoform X2, which translates into the protein MGELFRSEEMTLAQLFLQSEAAYCCVSELGELGKVQFRDLNPDVNVFQRKFVNEVRRCEEMDRKLRFVEKEIKKANIPIMDTGENPEVPFPRDMIDLEANFEKIENELKEINTNQEALKRNFLELTELKFILRKTQQFFDEMADPDLLEESSSLLEPSEMGRGAPLRLGFVAGVINRERIPMFERMLWRVCRGNVFLRQAEIENPLEDPVTGDYVHKSVFIIFFQGDQLKNRVKKICEGFRASLYPCPETPQERKEMASGVNTRIDDLQMVLNQTEDHRQRVLQAAAKNIRVWFIKVRKMKAIYHTLNLCNIDVTQKCLIAEVWCPVADLDSIQFALRRGTEHSGSTVPSILNRMQTNQTPPTYNKTNKFTSGFQNIVDAYGIGTYREINPAPYTIITFPFLFAVMFGDFGHGILMTLIAVWMVLRESRILSQKSDNEMFNMVFSGRYIILLMGLFSTYTGLIYNDCFSKSLNMFGSSWSVRPMFSKGNWSDALLENTPLLQLNPAIPGVFGGPYPFGIDPIWNIASNKLAFLNSFKMKMSVILGIIHMLFGVTLSLLNHIYFKKPLNIYLGFIPEIIFMSSLFGYLVILIFYKWTAYDAHTSKDAPSLLIHFINMFLFSYSDTSNKMLYKGQQGLQCFLVVVALLCVPWMLVAKPLVLRHQYLRRKHLGTHNFGGIRVGNGPTEEDAEIIQHDQLSTHSEEGEEFDFGDTVVYQAIHTIEYCLGCISNTASYLRLWALSLAHAQLSEVLWTMVIHIGLSVRSLGGGFGLFFIFAAFATLTVAILLVMEGLSAFLHALRLHWIEFQNKFYTGTGFKFLPFSFDIIREGRFDD
- the ATP6V0A1 gene encoding V-type proton ATPase 116 kDa subunit a 1 isoform X1, coding for MGELFRSEEMTLAQLFLQSEAAYCCVSELGELGKVQFRDLNPDVNVFQRKFVNEVRRCEEMDRKLRFVEKEIKKANIPIMDTGENPEVPFPRDMIDLEANFEKIENELKEINTNQEALKRNFLELTELKFILRKTQQFFDEAELHHQQMADPDLLEESSSLLEPSEMGRGAPLRLGFVAGVINRERIPMFERMLWRVCRGNVFLRQAEIENPLEDPVTGDYVHKSVFIIFFQGDQLKNRVKKICEGFRASLYPCPETPQERKEMASGVNTRIDDLQMVLNQTEDHRQRVLQAAAKNIRVWFIKVRKMKAIYHTLNLCNIDVTQKCLIAEVWCPVADLDSIQFALRRGTEHSGSTVPSILNRMQTNQTPPTYNKTNKFTSGFQNIVDAYGIGTYREINPAPYTIITFPFLFAVMFGDFGHGILMTLIAVWMVLRESRILSQKSDNEMFNMVFSGRYIILLMGLFSTYTGLIYNDCFSKSLNMFGSSWSVRPMFSKGNWSDALLENTPLLQLNPAIPGVFGGPYPFGIDPIWNIASNKLAFLNSFKMKMSVILGIIHMLFGVTLSLLNHIYFKKPLNIYLGFIPEIIFMSSLFGYLVILIFYKWTAYDAHTSKDAPSLLIHFINMFLFSYSDTSNKMLYKGQQGLQCFLVVVALLCVPWMLVAKPLVLRHQYLRRKHLGTHNFGGIRVGNGPTEEDAEIIQHDQLSTHSEEGEEFDFGDTVVYQAIHTIEYCLGCISNTASYLRLWALSLAHAQLSEVLWTMVIHIGLSVRSLGGGFGLFFIFAAFATLTVAILLVMEGLSAFLHALRLHWIEFQNKFYTGTGFKFLPFSFDIIREGRFDD